TGACTTCGCTACGTAAAGCAAGAACTTCATAATAACAATAATAAAACCAACTATTCCTTGAGTGAACTTCTATAATATGCTCAAAGATGTTACAGTATTGAATCCGAACAGGTAAGGAGTGTGAAGCTAATGGAGTTACATAGGGTAACAGTAACGCCACTTAAAAGTAACTGTTACATACTAAAATCAGGTACTGACATCGCAGTAGTTGACCCCGGAGGAGACCCAGAGAAAATACTAGAGCGACTGGCAAAGCTTGATGGCCAAGTAAAATTCATAATAGCAACCCATTACCACTTTGATCACGTTGGAGCTCTAAAAGAACTCAAAGAAAGCGTAAGCGCGCCCTTTCTCATCCATAAAAATGATGTGCCTTTCCTTGACAACATAATCCCCGATCAAACCCTAACGGAAGGTGATGAAATCTCTTTGGGAGAAGAAACGCTCCAGGTGATACATACCCCAGGGCACACTGCTGGGAGCATTTGTCTTCTTGGAGACGGATTCATACTTACCGGGGACACGTTATTCCAGTTTTCCTATGGAAGAACAGATTATCCTGGAGGAGACGATTTTCAGATGCAGCAATCTCTAAAAAGGCTTCAGGACATACTTGTGCCGGGCATGACCGTGTATCCAGGACATGGGTTGCCTTTTGTCATCAAAAGTTAGGTGATAAGAGTGGTCAATTTGCTTTTTTGGGATGGCGTGGGATGCATTGGTGGTAACAAAATACTTGTGCAGGACAGTTCGAAGGATGAGTCACTTCTCCTCGATTTTGGGAAGAACTTTGGCGAGGAAAACAAGTACTTTGATGAATTTCTAAAACCACGCGACCGCCTTGGCGTTTATGATCTGCTACGTATGAGAATGCTACCACCCATGCTTAATCTTTACAGAAAAGATCTCATTCCTGCGAACTTCGACTTTTCAACTGATCTGCAACAAGGAGTAAAACCTGTGGGAGGACTGCTCCTTAGCCATGCTCATTTGGATCATGCCGGATACCTGCCTTACCTTCGTGAAGATTTGCCTGTGACAACTTCTGTCATTTCAGGAGCACTCCTAAAATCCCTGCAAGATACAAACAGACAACTTTACTCAGAGCTTATTGCCGTGGTTGCTAAGGAACTCTTGGACACCGGCATACTTAAAACAGCTAAAGGTAGCCCGCTCCAACCAAGGCCTTTTCACCTTCTTCAAAGACCAAAGGACGTTAATGGCTTCAATGACAACGTTTGGAACTGCAATTACACAAAAAAACCCTACTTGCCAGCCACACCAGACTACTTGGAAAACTCTTGCCAGATTGCCAAGTACAACATAAAGGCTTGGCCTGTGGACCATTCCATACCAGGTGCCATGGCACATGGTGTTGAGACCTCAGAAGGCTGGATAGTTTACACAGGCGATTTAAGGCTACATGGAAGCAAAGGCAACCTGACAAGAGCGTTTTTTCAAGAGGCAGCTCAATTGCACCCGCTTCTGCTAATCACAGAAGGTACACACCCTGAAGAAACGAATCCTGTAACTGAGGAACAGGTAAAACAGCGCTCAATGGAAGTAGTAGCAAAAACTGAAGGTTTAGTAATTGCCGATTTTGGTGCAAGAAACGTTGAAAGGTTACTCTCCTTCCTCCAGGTCGCTTCCGAAACCCAACGGTACTTAGTTCTCACGCCCAAAGACTTCCTCATGCTTGAATACCTTAACTACGCCACGCCTGAAGTTCCCAATCCACTTCGAGATCCGTGGCTACTCATGTATGTGGCTCCAAAGGGACGCACTGACGGCTGGGAAGACCACGTTCGTTCTTTAGTGCCCGAGGAAAAAACAGTAGATGCTAGAAGAATACGCTCTCATCCCGATGATTACATATTGTGTTTTTCTTATTACGACTTTGCAAACCTTTTGGATATTGATGTTCATAAAGGTTCCTACATTTACTCTTCCAGTGAACCTTTCAACGAGGAGATGGCAATGGATCACGAAAAAATTAAGAACTGGATTGACTTGTTCGGTTTTCATATTTACGGTCGCTTGGGACAAGCCGCAGGT
The genomic region above belongs to Coprothermobacter proteolyticus DSM 5265 and contains:
- a CDS encoding MBL fold metallo-hydrolase, which produces MELHRVTVTPLKSNCYILKSGTDIAVVDPGGDPEKILERLAKLDGQVKFIIATHYHFDHVGALKELKESVSAPFLIHKNDVPFLDNIIPDQTLTEGDEISLGEETLQVIHTPGHTAGSICLLGDGFILTGDTLFQFSYGRTDYPGGDDFQMQQSLKRLQDILVPGMTVYPGHGLPFVIKS
- a CDS encoding MBL fold metallo-hydrolase, translating into MIRVVNLLFWDGVGCIGGNKILVQDSSKDESLLLDFGKNFGEENKYFDEFLKPRDRLGVYDLLRMRMLPPMLNLYRKDLIPANFDFSTDLQQGVKPVGGLLLSHAHLDHAGYLPYLREDLPVTTSVISGALLKSLQDTNRQLYSELIAVVAKELLDTGILKTAKGSPLQPRPFHLLQRPKDVNGFNDNVWNCNYTKKPYLPATPDYLENSCQIAKYNIKAWPVDHSIPGAMAHGVETSEGWIVYTGDLRLHGSKGNLTRAFFQEAAQLHPLLLITEGTHPEETNPVTEEQVKQRSMEVVAKTEGLVIADFGARNVERLLSFLQVASETQRYLVLTPKDFLMLEYLNYATPEVPNPLRDPWLLMYVAPKGRTDGWEDHVRSLVPEEKTVDARRIRSHPDDYILCFSYYDFANLLDIDVHKGSYIYSSSEPFNEEMAMDHEKIKNWIDLFGFHIYGRLGQAAGGKDERDPFHGSGHIHAQGLQEMIETIRPKYLIPVHTEKSDFFQQFQGLTTVLTVQRNKLLRLD